A genomic region of Palaemon carinicauda isolate YSFRI2023 chromosome 22, ASM3689809v2, whole genome shotgun sequence contains the following coding sequences:
- the LOC137616024 gene encoding micronuclear linker histone polyprotein-like, whose product MQQRTKAAKQYRSKAVQEQCSKGPKQQSSTGAKQQSSKGPKQQSSTGAKQQSSKAVQERSSKAVKDQSSKTVQERSSEAAKQYRSEAAKQQSSTGAKQQSSNGPKQQSSTGAKQQSSNGPKQQNSTGAKQQSSKGPKQQSSTGAKQQSSKAAKDQSSKAVQERSSKIAKDQSSKVVQEQSSTGAMQQRTKAAKQYRSEAAKQQRTKAAKQYRSEAAKQYRSEAAK is encoded by the coding sequence ATGCAGCAAAGGACCAAAGCAGCAAAGCAGTACAGGAGCAAAGCAGTACAGGAGCAATGCAGCAAAGGACCAAAGCAGCAAAGCAGTACAGGAGCGAAGCAGCAAAGTAGCAAAGGACCAAAGCAGCAAAGCAGTACAGGAGCGAAGCAGCAAAGCAGCAAAGCAGTACAGGAGCGAAGCAGCAAAGCAGTAAAGGACCAAAGCAGCAAAACAGTACAGGAGCGAAGCAGCGAAGCAGCAAAGCAGTACAGGAGCGAAGCAGCAAAGCAGCAAAGCAGTACAGGAGCGAAGCAGCAAAGCAGTAATGGACCAAAGCAGCAAAGCAGTACAGGAGCGAAGCAGCAAAGCAGTAATGGACCAAAGCAGCAAAACAGTACAGGAGCGAAGCAGCAAAGCAGCAAAGGACCAAAGCAGCAAAGCAGTACAGGAGCGAAGCAGCAAAGCAGCAAAGCAGCAAAGGACCAAAGCAGCAAAGCAGTACAGGAGCGAAGCAGCAAAATAGCAAAGGACCAAAGCAGCAAAGTAGTACAGGAGCAAAGCAGTACAGGAGCAATGCAGCAAAGGACCAAAGCAGCAAAGCAGTACAGGAGTGAAGCAGCAAAGCAGCAAAGGACCAAAGCTGCAAAGCAGTACAGGAGCGAAGCAGCAAAGCAGTACAGGAGCGAAGCAGCAAAATAG
- the LOC137616025 gene encoding micronuclear linker histone polyprotein-like: MQQRTKAAKQYRSEAVKQQRTKAAKQYRTEAAKHTGVKHQSSKIAKQYRSNAAKDQSSKAVQERSSKAAKDQSSKAVQERSSKAAKDQSSKAVQDRSSKAVKGPKQQSSKGPKQQSSTGAKQQSSKIAEQQSSTGAKQQRPKATKQYRSEASKQ, encoded by the exons ATGCAGCAAAGGACCAAAGCAGCAAAGCAGTACAGGAGCGAAGCAGTAAAGCAGCAAAGGACCAAAGCAGCAAAGCAGTACAGGACCGAAGCAGCAAAGCA TACAGGAGTGAAGCATCAAAGCAGTAAAATAGCAAAGCAGTACAGGAGCAATGCAGCAAAGGACCAAAGCAGCAAAGCAGTACAGGAGCGAAGCAGTAAAGCAGCAAAGGACCAAAGCAGCAAAGCAGTACAGGAGCGTAGCAGCAAAGCAGCAAAGGACCAAAGCAGCAAAGCAGTACAGGACCGAAGCAGCAAAGCAGTAAAGGGACCGAAGCAGCAAAGCAGTAAAGGACCAAAGCAGCAAAGCAGTACAGGAGCGAAGCAGCAAAGCAGTAAAATAGCAGAGCAGCAAAGCAGTACAGGAGCAAAGCAGCAAAGGCCCAAAGCAACAAAGCAGTACAGGAGTGAAGCATCAAAGCAGTAA